AAGAGCACGATGCTGTCAGAAATAGAGCAGGAATTTTTGATGTTAGCCATATGGGCGAATTTATCGTTAAAGGCAAACAAGCCCTGGATCTGGTACAGAAAGTTACGTCTAATGATGTTTCCAAATTAAAGATTGGACAAGCACAATATTCGTGTTTACCGAATAGAAGTGGCGGAATCGTTGATGATTTATTGGTTTATAGATTATCTGAGGAGATGTGCAATGAGGGTGAACAGGCATTTATGCTGGTAGTGAATGCTTCCAATATAGATAAAGATTGGAATTGGATCCATGACGCAAATTCTTTTGATACGCGATTGGTAAATATCTCTGAACAAACAGGCTTAATCGCTCTTCAGGGACCCAAAGCAATTGACATTCTTCAAAAACTAACAGATGTTAGTCTATCAGAAATCAAATATTACCACTTTGAGAAAGGTCGTGTTGCAGGTATGGATAATATACTCATCTCTGCTACAGGTTATACAGGTGCTGGAGGATTTGAACTATATGCTGAAAATGCGCAAATAGCTACACTATGGGATCATATCATTGAAGCAGGAAGTGAATATGGATTGATTCCTGCAGGATTAGGCGCCAGGGATACTTTAAGATTGGAAATGGGTTTTTGTCTTTATGGAAATGATATTGATGACACCACCTCACCATTAGAAGCTGGTTTAGCTTGGATAACCAAATTAGATAAAGCTGATTTTATTGGAAAGGATTGGATGAAAGCGCAAAAACAAAGCGGCTTGAAAAGAAAATTAGTAGGATTTATAGTAGCAGATCGAAGAGTTCCTAGACATGGATATCCGGTTTTGGACGAGCAAGGTAATGAAATTGGTGTGGTTACTTCAGGCACTTCATCACCTTCCTTGAATATTCCAATTGGAATGGCCTATGTACCTATAGAATATGCAATAGAAGGAAGTCCTATTTTTATTTCTGTTGGAAGCAAGTCCTTGGCAGCTAAGGTCACAAAATTGCCTTTTTATACTATTCGTTAAATTTTATTAATGAAAATTTAAACCTTTTTTGCTTTCATTGCTTAGTAGCTTAAAGAATTAGGCTTGGAGTACCTGGAGTGTAAGCAGAAATTTTTAGATACCTGGGGGCGATTGGGTCCACAATGGGGTATTAATAAAACCATGGCACAAATTCATGCTCTTTTGTTAATCTCTGTTGAGCCTTTAAATGTAGAGCAGGTTTTTTTAGAACTGAAAATTTCTAAGGGAAATGCTCACATGAATATAAAAACATTGATGGATTGGGGTTTGATCTATAAGGATTGCAGGGAAGGATGCAGGTGCGAATATTATGTAGCTGAAAAAAATCTGCACCAAATTTTCAAACAAATATTAATACATCGCAAAAAAAGAGAGTTGGATCCCATTCTTGAAGAGCTAGATGAAATCGTCGCTTGTACAGAAAAATGCGAAAAAAGCAAGGAATTCAGAAAGATGCTGGTCGAGCTTAAAGACTTTACATATAAGGCAGATCATGCCCTGGAACTCCTGACGCGCACAGATTCTCACTGGTTCTATAATACTCTTATGAAAATGCTTTGATTTGATATGAATTGGCGAACTTTAGGCCTCTAAATTGGAACAGTGTGAATATCAAACCTTTTCATTATTTGCATCCGGATTATTCAAAAATAGCAGATGTTGAAAATTTTGTAGATCAATGCCGTGGGTTGTATCCGGATTTCCAAAAAGAGGGTATGTACCAGGTTGGTGCTGAAAAATCTATTTTTGTTTACAGAATTAAAACCAAAACGAGTTTATATCACGGTATTATTGCTGCGGTTGATATTCATGATTACTTGAAGGGACTGATAAAAAAGCATGAAAATACCCTGACCCAACAAGAAGACAATATCAGTAAATTGATGATCGAAAGACAAGCAATTATTAAACCGGTGTTGATTGCATACAATGAAAATAAAAAAATAAAAGACCTTATCGCAAAATGTTTTTTAGGCGTCAAGCCAAAGTTTAAAATCAAGTTTGAAAAGGATGACCAGATTCATGAATTCTTTGAAGTAGACGACAAAAGTAAAATAAGCCTGTTCCAAAAAGAATTTAAAACAAAAGTTAAAAAAGCTTATATCGCAGATGGTCACCACAGAATGGCTTCTATAGGAAAGTTTTTATTGCAAAATCCTGAATTGGGAAAACAGAGTCTTAGCCATATCATGTGTGCATTGTTTGATTTTACAGAGTTAAATATTTTTCCTTACAATAGAATTATTAAGGCTTTAGATCTTTACAACATACATGAATTGTCTAAATTCCTGAGTAAGTATGCCATTATTACTCCCCTTAAAAAGCCGAGAAAAAGTAAGCAAAAACATGAGATTGTATTTGTATCTCTGGAAAAGAGTTTTGCATTTCAATGGAACAAAGATGTTATTCAGTACTTTAAGCAAAAAAACGGTATTGCATTTGATATCGATATTTTTAATGAGTTGCTATTACATGATTTATTGAATATTGAAAACGTACGGTCAAGTGACAGGATAGCATATTCAGAAGGTGTTAAATCTGTAAAACTTATTATAAAAACCCTTCAGACAAAACAAGACACAGTTGGTTTCATCTTTTATCCGGTGTTGAAACGCGACTTTGTTAAAGTAGCGGATGATCACATGGTGCTGCCTCCTAAAAGCACCTGGTTTGAACCGAGAATCAGAAATGGTATTATCGTGCAGGACTTAGATATAGGATGAGCAATGATGCTCTTACGTGGCATCACCAAAGATCCGGGTTTAAATTCTGTTCATCCGGATAATTATTTTATTCATGATCAAGTAATCAACTAACTACTTATAACTGTAAAATGGGAGTAGTATAATTGTTTAATACATATGAGAACAGATCACGTGAGATTGACAAAGATTGTTAAAAAAGGAAGATTAAAGTTTCAAGCACCATTGCAAATTAATTGTAAATAATGAATTTAAAATTAACCGCGGATTACATTCACGATGGTATTGAAGGATTTAAGCGACATCATATATTGATCGTCGATCACCAATACAAGATTCTCGATTTTTATCAAGGCAGCGAAGTTGAATTAAAAGAATGCATCTACTATCCGGGCCTCCTGACTCCAGGTTTTGTAAATGCCCATTGTCATTTGGAGCTGTCTCATTTGCGGGGTAAATTTCAAACAGGAACCAAATTGATTCCTTTTTTAAAAAACGTTGTGAGTACCAGGGATGAAGAGAAGGAGGCAATTCAAAAAGCAATAGTAGAAGCAGATCAGGAAATGTATCGCGAGGGAATAGTGGCAGTTGGCGATATTTCAAATAAATCTGACACAATTGATGTCAAAAAAATAAGTAAACTAAAATATTATACTTTTATTGAAGCTTTTGATTTCTTGCAAAACTCGCTTACAGAATCCCTATTTGGAAATTACGCTGAGGTATATAAATCTTACGGTGATTTGCCTAAGTCGATGGTTGCACATGCAGCCTACAGCGTTACACCTGGATTGTTTAAAAAGATTGCTGCAATAAACAATACGCAAAACAGCATTATGAGTGTCCACAATCAGGAATCTGAGGACGATGATTTGTTATTTCTGTCAAAGTCTGGTGGATTTCCCGATTTTTGGGAGTCATTTGGATTTTCGATGAGTGCTTTCGAGGCCAATGGAATGGACTCTGTGAATTATCTAATGGATCATTTGACGAAAGACAGGCCTGTATTATTTGTTCATAATACCCGTTCCGAAAAACATCATATCGAACGATTAATGAAATGGAATACCCAAAGTTATTTCGTGACTTGTCCTAATGCCAATTTATTTATCGAAAACGCTTTGCCAAATTATAAAAACTTTATCGAAATGGGTGCAACAATAGCAATTGGAACAGATAGTTTAAGTTCTAATTGGAAACTTTCGATACTTTCAGAGTTGCAAACTCTTTTAAAATTTAATGCATGGTTGAATTTGGAAACAGTTTTAAAGTGGGCAACTTACAATGGGGCAAAAGCACTCGGCATGGATGCCCATATGGGCAGTATACAAAAGCATAAAACGCCGGGGATCAATTGGATTCAGGAAGTATATGAAAATGCAGGATCTCTTAAAATAAACGAGACTGCCAGAGTCCATAAAATCTTCTGATTATTTGCGATTAAAAATCAACCGGTATTTGTCATGGACAAGTACAAATCCTTTAGGGCTCTTTTCCAGAATCTGATAGGTTTGTACAACGACTCCCTGATCATCTTTAAAGGTTATTGAATCATTTTGGACTTCCCATGCAGAACCTACAAATTGAATTTTATTGGCAATGTCTGAACTGGTAACAATTTTGCCATTTTCCAATAGTTCAATATCTAATTTTATTTTTTGAATCAGGCTTTCTGTAAAATCCATAGCTCCCGTTGCAACGTCGCCGGCAGCCTCACCCAGGAGTATTCCTAATTCTCCTAAATCTTTCCCGAAGCTGGCCATTGATTTTGCAAAAGATTTTGCAAAGTATTCCATTTTGCCTTCAAAGCTTGATGTATCAATAAATGCAGTGTCCATTTTCACATCTACTTCTTCTTTTACTTTTGCAATATCATCTTTAGCTTTTGTCAATGCTTCTGTGATACTATCTCTGACAGCTTGTTTATTAAAATTTTTTTGATCTAATTCCAAATGAACTGAATATTTTCCGACCATTTCTGAAGGTTTTACTTCTGGCTTTTTACAAGCCAGAGTGGTGATGAAAAAGAGAACAATTCCAATTCTTAACATGAGGATCCGCTTTGTTAAATCGGCATAAAGGTAGGAAACGTTTGCCATCACAAATTAGTTCCCAAACCCCATGATAACATAAAATATTGAATTTATTAAATTGTTACGCATTCCCGGCAGTTGAGAAATTTAATTTGGATCAAATCGATTAATTAACATTATTTTATTGAGAATCCTTAAATTAGAGAATTATTTTTGAACTTAAATTCTTGGTATGGAACGCAGTGAATTCTTACAAATTTGGAATCGGAAACAGACCAGTAGACCTCTGGCACCCTCCGCAGCTCTGGATCCTTATACAGGCCCGTGGACCCAACGCGAAGCGGCTCATTTATTAAGACGACTATGTTTTGGGGTTAAAAGACCGGAAATTAACTTGGCAGTATCCAAAGGATTTACAACTACCTTGAACGATCTCTTAACAGTTGATGCTATTCCATCACCGCCCTTAAATGTTTATGCAGTAAGTCTTAATGACGATCCGGATGTACCCTTTGGTCAGACTTTCGTAAATGCACCCATTAATGCTGCCTTACCGCCACAGTATTATCAAGCTAGGATAGATACATTTAAAGCCT
The genomic region above belongs to Saprospiraceae bacterium and contains:
- a CDS encoding amidohydrolase family protein encodes the protein MNLKLTADYIHDGIEGFKRHHILIVDHQYKILDFYQGSEVELKECIYYPGLLTPGFVNAHCHLELSHLRGKFQTGTKLIPFLKNVVSTRDEEKEAIQKAIVEADQEMYREGIVAVGDISNKSDTIDVKKISKLKYYTFIEAFDFLQNSLTESLFGNYAEVYKSYGDLPKSMVAHAAYSVTPGLFKKIAAINNTQNSIMSVHNQESEDDDLLFLSKSGGFPDFWESFGFSMSAFEANGMDSVNYLMDHLTKDRPVLFVHNTRSEKHHIERLMKWNTQSYFVTCPNANLFIENALPNYKNFIEMGATIAIGTDSLSSNWKLSILSELQTLLKFNAWLNLETVLKWATYNGAKALGMDAHMGSIQKHKTPGINWIQEVYENAGSLKINETARVHKIF
- the gcvT gene encoding glycine cleavage system aminomethyltransferase GcvT is translated as MKNTPLTEKHIALSAKMAEFAGYNMPISYSGIKEEHDAVRNRAGIFDVSHMGEFIVKGKQALDLVQKVTSNDVSKLKIGQAQYSCLPNRSGGIVDDLLVYRLSEEMCNEGEQAFMLVVNASNIDKDWNWIHDANSFDTRLVNISEQTGLIALQGPKAIDILQKLTDVSLSEIKYYHFEKGRVAGMDNILISATGYTGAGGFELYAENAQIATLWDHIIEAGSEYGLIPAGLGARDTLRLEMGFCLYGNDIDDTTSPLEAGLAWITKLDKADFIGKDWMKAQKQSGLKRKLVGFIVADRRVPRHGYPVLDEQGNEIGVVTSGTSSPSLNIPIGMAYVPIEYAIEGSPIFISVGSKSLAAKVTKLPFYTIR
- a CDS encoding transcriptional regulator, whose product is MEYLECKQKFLDTWGRLGPQWGINKTMAQIHALLLISVEPLNVEQVFLELKISKGNAHMNIKTLMDWGLIYKDCREGCRCEYYVAEKNLHQIFKQILIHRKKRELDPILEELDEIVACTEKCEKSKEFRKMLVELKDFTYKADHALELLTRTDSHWFYNTLMKML
- a CDS encoding DUF1015 domain-containing protein, producing MNIKPFHYLHPDYSKIADVENFVDQCRGLYPDFQKEGMYQVGAEKSIFVYRIKTKTSLYHGIIAAVDIHDYLKGLIKKHENTLTQQEDNISKLMIERQAIIKPVLIAYNENKKIKDLIAKCFLGVKPKFKIKFEKDDQIHEFFEVDDKSKISLFQKEFKTKVKKAYIADGHHRMASIGKFLLQNPELGKQSLSHIMCALFDFTELNIFPYNRIIKALDLYNIHELSKFLSKYAIITPLKKPRKSKQKHEIVFVSLEKSFAFQWNKDVIQYFKQKNGIAFDIDIFNELLLHDLLNIENVRSSDRIAYSEGVKSVKLIIKTLQTKQDTVGFIFYPVLKRDFVKVADDHMVLPPKSTWFEPRIRNGIIVQDLDIG